The nucleotide window TCTTCTTTTTTAGCGACACAACTAAAATAACCCTCGGGTTTCCGGCCAGCTCCTCTTCCAAGCTGCCCTGCCGGCTCCAGCGTCGTTCCGCAGTCCTCACAAATTCATCCATGATCTCCGCAGACGACCCAAAATGTTGGACTATTATCGGCTCAAATCCAGCTCTCAGCAGACTGGCCATCTTGTTCGGGGAGATCAGCGTGCTTTCCACATTGCTTGTAGGCTCATTCACTTGCATCTCCCTTATTGAGAAAGAACCCTCTGCTTGGATGATCTCCCTCAGCTCTTCATCAGAAGGTCCGTATATCGGTACGTAGAAAGTATCAAACTTTGCTTTGTTAATCACACCCTATTGATTTTTTCAGAAGATCAAGATGTCACAGTCACATACACGATCTTATTCCGTTTAGGAATGGTTCAGAAATGAAACAAAACTAACTAAATCAATGTACCTTTGAGGCCATCTCACTTAATATAAGGACGACTGATTCCCAGGCATGAGTGAATTCGGCAGCAGGTTCTTCAGAGCGCCTCCCGGCAAGGGAAACAACCAATCGCCCTCCTGCAACCAATTCTTTGGCTCTCAGCTCAAGAAAAAGCTTGAAATCTTTCCTGAACTGCCGCGCATAGGCTCCGATGACCAC belongs to Triticum urartu cultivar G1812 chromosome 7, Tu2.1, whole genome shotgun sequence and includes:
- the LOC125521902 gene encoding probable jasmonic acid carboxyl methyltransferase 2; the protein is MASEQTVHMNGGQGDTSYARNSSLQNAEQNRMRPLIEEAIADLLSASASMPRSMVVADLGCSSGPNALALVSIAVDAIRGQCFRSRQPPLEVCVFLNDLPDNDFNMVMKSLVAFQQGHRSVVTGVIPGSFYGRLFTTGSLHLACSANSLHWLSEAPEELRRNKIPAYDIDEHVRRGRRRVVIGAYARQFRKDFKLFLELRAKELVAGGRLVVSLAGRRSEEPAAEFTHAWESVVLILSEMASKGVINKAKFDTFYVPIYGPSDEELREIIQAEGSFSIREMQVNEPTSNVESTLISPNKMASLLRAGFEPIIVQHFGSSAEIMDEFVRTAERRWSRQGSLEEELAGNPRVILVVSLKKKI